In one Nicotiana sylvestris chromosome 8, ASM39365v2, whole genome shotgun sequence genomic region, the following are encoded:
- the LOC138876048 gene encoding uncharacterized protein codes for MIEHPDKNFIDPIPIGIHKHPAYCAHVEEESDGNPWFHDIKEYLAKGKYPEHATHTQKCTLQRLVNHFFQSGGILYRKTPDLGLQWCVDAKEASRLLEEMHVETCESHNGFVLAKKILRARHFWMTMEIDCIKYAHKCHQC; via the coding sequence atgatagaacacccagacaagaacttcatagATCCTATCCCAATAGGAATTCATAAGcatccagcttattgtgctcatgttgaagaagaaagtgatggaaatccatggttccacgacatcaaagaatacttggCAAAGGGGAAGTACCCGGAGCACGCAACtcatactcagaaatgcacactccaaAGGTTAGTCAACCACTTCTTTCAAAGTGGAGGTATTCTGTACAGAAAGACTCCTGATCTAGGGCTACAATGGTGTGTCGATGCCAAGGAAGCATCCAGATTGCTCGAGGAAATGCATGTCGAAACATGCGAGTCGCacaatggttttgtcttagccaagaaaatactaagAGCAAGGcatttctggatgactatggaaatagactgcATCAAGTACGCCCATAAGTGTCACCAATGCTAG